A window of the Flavobacterium sangjuense genome harbors these coding sequences:
- a CDS encoding 2Fe-2S iron-sulfur cluster-binding protein, translating into MKVTIDGHEIEVAPGTTILQAARMIGGEVVPPAMCYYSKLKGTGGKCRCCLVDVTKGSEADPRPMPKLMASCVTGCQDGMVVASKASERVKEARNAVTEFLLINHPLDCPVCDQAGECDLQNLSFEHGKLQQRFIEDKRTFEPEDIGDKIQLHMNRCIVCQRCVEVADQLTDGRVHGVLNRGDHSQISTCVSAAIDNEFSGNMIDVCPVGALTDKTFRFKSRVWFNKPFDAHRDCDKCCGKTTVWMFGNEIQRVTARKDEFHEVEEFICNTCRFDKKDVADWVIEGPRKFEKDSVINQNKYFGKTDKVVIDTEKGILQGRDIDRKKISMAEIDYNEKIDGNPVNSKKNG; encoded by the coding sequence ATGAAAGTAACTATAGACGGTCATGAAATTGAAGTAGCTCCAGGAACAACAATCCTGCAGGCGGCTCGTATGATTGGTGGAGAAGTTGTTCCACCAGCCATGTGTTATTATTCTAAACTAAAAGGAACTGGAGGAAAATGCCGTTGTTGTTTGGTGGATGTTACCAAAGGAAGCGAAGCCGACCCAAGACCAATGCCAAAATTAATGGCATCGTGTGTAACAGGTTGTCAGGATGGAATGGTGGTAGCCAGCAAAGCTTCTGAAAGAGTAAAAGAAGCTAGAAATGCGGTGACCGAATTCCTTTTAATCAATCACCCATTAGATTGTCCGGTTTGTGATCAGGCAGGAGAATGTGATTTGCAGAATTTAAGCTTCGAGCACGGAAAATTACAACAGCGTTTTATTGAAGATAAAAGAACTTTTGAACCGGAAGATATCGGAGACAAAATTCAATTGCACATGAACCGTTGCATTGTTTGCCAACGTTGTGTAGAAGTGGCTGACCAATTAACAGACGGAAGAGTTCACGGCGTTTTAAATCGTGGTGATCATTCCCAAATTTCGACTTGTGTTTCGGCTGCAATTGACAATGAATTCTCCGGAAATATGATTGATGTTTGTCCCGTTGGCGCGTTGACAGATAAGACTTTCCGTTTCAAATCGAGAGTTTGGTTCAACAAACCTTTTGATGCGCACAGAGATTGTGACAAATGTTGCGGAAAAACGACTGTTTGGATGTTCGGAAACGAAATTCAAAGAGTAACTGCCCGTAAAGACGAATTCCACGAAGTAGAAGAATTCATTTGTAATACATGTCGTTTTGATAAAAAAGATGTTGCTGACTGGGTAATTGAAGGGCCAAGAAAATTTGAAAAAGATTCTGTTATCAATCAAAATAAATATTTCGGAAAAACAGATAAAGTGGTTATTGATACTGAAAAAGGAATTTTACAAGGTAGAGATATCGACCGTAAAAAAATCAGTATGGCGGAGATTGATTACAACGAAAAAATAGATGGTAACCCAGTAAATTCAAAGAAAAAT
- the nuoF gene encoding NADH-quinone oxidoreductase subunit NuoF, translating to MGRKILLDKINVPGIRTYEVYRKEGGYASVEKALKKMTPDEVVEEVKTSGLRGRGGAGFPCGMKWSFIDKKSGKPRHLVCNADESEPGTFKDRYLMEFIPHLLIEGMITSSYALGANLSYIYIRGEYMWIYKILENAIAEAKAAGWLGKNILGSGYDLELYVQIGGGAYICGEETALIESLEGKRGNPRIKPPFPAVMGLWQNPTVVNNVETIAAVPWIVNNSGADYAGIGIGRSTGTKLISASGNIKNQGVYEIDLGLSVYEFINSDEYCGGMQTDRPLKALVPGGSSVPVLPAHLIYKTAAGEDRLMTYESLADGGFASGSMLGSGGFIVYDDRACIVRNTWNFSRFYHHESCGQCTPCREGTGWMEKVLWRIENGQGREEDIELLWSIQAKIEGNTICPLGDAAAWPVAAAIRHFKDEFEYHIRFPEKIKNRNHFVAEPFEKVKHLITKQTV from the coding sequence ATGGGAAGAAAAATATTATTAGACAAAATAAACGTTCCGGGAATCAGAACCTATGAAGTATACCGCAAAGAAGGCGGTTATGCTTCGGTTGAAAAAGCCCTGAAAAAAATGACTCCGGATGAAGTAGTCGAAGAAGTAAAGACTTCTGGACTCCGTGGTCGTGGTGGTGCTGGATTTCCATGCGGAATGAAATGGAGTTTTATCGATAAGAAATCAGGAAAACCACGTCATTTGGTTTGCAATGCTGACGAATCGGAACCGGGAACTTTCAAAGACAGATATTTGATGGAATTTATTCCTCATTTATTGATTGAAGGAATGATTACTTCAAGTTATGCATTGGGTGCCAACCTATCCTACATCTACATTCGTGGAGAATACATGTGGATTTACAAAATTTTAGAAAACGCCATCGCTGAAGCTAAAGCTGCCGGTTGGTTAGGAAAAAACATATTGGGTTCAGGTTATGATTTGGAATTATACGTTCAAATTGGTGGCGGAGCTTACATCTGTGGTGAAGAAACGGCGCTGATTGAAAGCCTGGAAGGAAAACGTGGAAATCCTAGAATTAAACCACCATTCCCTGCAGTTATGGGGCTTTGGCAAAATCCAACCGTAGTAAATAACGTTGAAACGATTGCCGCTGTGCCATGGATTGTAAACAATTCGGGTGCTGATTATGCCGGAATTGGAATCGGTCGTTCCACAGGAACCAAATTAATTTCGGCTTCGGGAAATATCAAAAATCAAGGAGTTTATGAAATTGACTTGGGATTATCAGTATATGAATTCATAAATTCGGATGAATATTGTGGCGGAATGCAAACTGACAGACCCTTAAAAGCATTGGTTCCTGGGGGAAGTTCAGTCCCAGTTTTACCGGCTCATTTAATCTATAAAACCGCTGCAGGCGAAGATCGTTTGATGACTTACGAAAGTTTGGCTGATGGTGGATTTGCATCAGGTTCAATGTTAGGTTCAGGTGGATTCATCGTTTATGATGACCGAGCTTGTATCGTTCGTAATACTTGGAATTTCTCAAGATTTTACCACCACGAAAGTTGCGGACAATGTACGCCATGCCGTGAAGGAACTGGTTGGATGGAAAAAGTATTATGGAGAATCGAAAACGGTCAAGGCCGTGAAGAGGATATCGAATTGTTATGGAGCATTCAGGCAAAAATTGAAGGAAACACGATTTGTCCTTTAGGTGATGCTGCTGCATGGCCAGTGGCTGCTGCGATTCGTCATTTTAAAGATGAGTTTGAGTACCATATCCGTTTCCCGGAAAAAATAAAAAACAGAAATCACTTTGTGGCTGAACCTTTTGAAAAAGTAAAGCATTTAATCACAAAGCAAACAGTATAA
- a CDS encoding complex I 24 kDa subunit family protein: MERSHIKQEINITDTLMNRINELISHYPADKKKSALLPVLHEVQDAHDNWLSIELQNKVAEILEIQPIEVYEVVTFYTMYNQRPIGKYMFEFCQTSACCLNGVENLMDYTCNKLGVGVGEPTADGLFEVRGVECLGACGYAPMMQLGDFFQEHLTEAKIDQLIADCKDGKITLHDK, from the coding sequence ATGGAAAGATCACACATTAAACAAGAAATAAACATCACTGATACTTTGATGAATCGCATCAATGAGCTAATCAGTCATTATCCTGCAGACAAAAAGAAATCGGCTTTATTGCCGGTTTTGCATGAAGTTCAGGATGCTCACGACAATTGGTTAAGCATTGAACTGCAAAACAAAGTTGCCGAGATTTTAGAAATACAACCGATTGAAGTCTATGAAGTCGTGACATTTTATACGATGTACAATCAAAGACCAATCGGAAAATACATGTTTGAATTCTGCCAAACTTCTGCCTGTTGTTTAAACGGCGTGGAAAATTTGATGGATTACACTTGTAACAAATTAGGCGTAGGCGTAGGCGAACCAACAGCAGACGGACTTTTTGAAGTACGTGGCGTTGAATGTCTTGGTGCTTGTGGTTATGCGCCAATGATGCAGTTGGGTGATTTCTTTCAGGAACATTTAACAGAAGCAAAAATCGACCAATTAATCGCCGATTGCAAAGACGGAAAAATCACTTTACACGATAAATAA
- a CDS encoding NADH-quinone oxidoreductase subunit D → MSDLLLPPEHRYAKIIEQSRNEDGSEFSILNLGPTHPATHGIFQNILLMDGERILDAEPTVGYIHRAFEKIAENRPFYQINVLTDRMNYCSSPINNMAWWMTVEKLLNIEVPKRAQYLRVIVMELARITDHLICNSILGVDTGAYTGFLYVFQFREKVYEIYEEICGARLTTNMGRIGGFERDWSPKAFELLNTFLEEFPVAWKEFENLFERNRIFIDRTVNVGPITAEKAMQYGLTGPNLRAAGIDYDVRVAQPYSSYEDFEFTVPVGKSGDTYDRFCVRNAEVWESLSIIRQALAKLPEGPIHADVPDYYLPPKEDVYTNMEALIYHFKIVMGEVPVPVDEIYHAVEGGNGELGFYLITDGSRTPYRLKFRRPCYIYYQAYTEMIKGGMLSDAIVILSSLNVIAGELDA, encoded by the coding sequence ATGTCAGATTTATTATTACCACCAGAGCATCGCTATGCTAAAATCATAGAACAAAGCCGAAATGAAGACGGAAGTGAATTTTCTATCTTAAATTTAGGCCCAACGCATCCGGCTACTCACGGGATTTTTCAGAATATTTTATTGATGGATGGTGAGCGTATTTTAGATGCCGAACCAACCGTTGGTTACATTCACAGAGCTTTTGAAAAAATTGCAGAAAACCGTCCGTTTTACCAAATCAATGTGTTGACAGACCGTATGAACTATTGTTCGTCGCCAATCAACAACATGGCTTGGTGGATGACTGTAGAAAAATTATTGAATATTGAAGTGCCAAAACGCGCGCAATATTTGAGAGTTATCGTAATGGAATTAGCCCGAATTACAGACCACTTGATTTGTAATTCTATCCTTGGAGTTGATACTGGTGCTTACACTGGTTTCCTTTATGTTTTTCAATTCAGGGAAAAAGTATATGAAATCTACGAAGAAATTTGTGGTGCCCGTTTAACAACTAACATGGGAAGAATTGGCGGTTTCGAAAGAGATTGGTCACCAAAAGCGTTTGAATTGCTAAACACTTTCCTTGAAGAATTTCCGGTTGCCTGGAAAGAATTCGAAAACCTTTTTGAAAGAAACAGAATCTTTATAGACAGAACCGTTAACGTTGGTCCGATTACTGCTGAAAAAGCAATGCAATACGGATTAACAGGTCCAAATTTACGTGCGGCCGGAATTGATTATGATGTCCGTGTGGCTCAACCTTATTCTTCTTATGAAGATTTTGAATTTACTGTTCCGGTTGGAAAATCTGGAGATACTTATGACCGTTTTTGCGTTCGTAATGCCGAAGTTTGGGAAAGTTTGAGCATTATCAGACAAGCCTTAGCTAAATTACCGGAAGGCCCAATCCACGCTGATGTTCCCGATTATTATTTACCTCCGAAAGAAGATGTTTACACCAATATGGAAGCGTTAATTTATCACTTCAAAATTGTGATGGGTGAAGTTCCGGTTCCTGTTGATGAAATTTATCATGCTGTGGAAGGCGGAAACGGAGAATTAGGATTTTATCTAATAACAGATGGAAGCAGAACGCCATACCGATTGAAATTCAGAAGACCTTGTTATATCTATTACCAAGCCTACACTGAAATGATTAAAGGCGGAATGTTATCCGATGCTATCGTAATATTATCAAGTTTAAATGTAATTGCCGGCGAATTAGACGCTTAA